One stretch of Oncorhynchus clarkii lewisi isolate Uvic-CL-2024 chromosome 1, UVic_Ocla_1.0, whole genome shotgun sequence DNA includes these proteins:
- the LOC139417917 gene encoding DNA damage-inducible transcript 4 protein-like, producing the protein MYFTFSHNNSLDDRFPSSPQEDLGSQRLSWGNLVQKLTVIKRINQRLADKDHRSWNSDTGSVTDMSMISESDSGLFYSPLEESLCAHIVKTIVESLSDTTDTVLCCSKLVLPDPLLHNISRELLHLAASEPCGLKGALIDLCVEQGDQQGELCSVEQIAVDHNLVPTFHLTLVLRPEVGGLWPKVQRLFGGRKAVSPQRQSGRHTLRLSTGFRAIKRKLYSTGELLVEEC; encoded by the exons ATGTACTTTACCTTTTCTCATAACAACTCACTGGACGACAGGTTCCCTTCCTCCCCACAGGAAGACCTAGGTTCTCAACGGTTGTCCTGGGGGAATCTGGTGCAGAAACTAACCGTAATCAAAAGGATCAATCAACGGTTGGCAGACAAAGATCATCGCAGTTGGAATAGTGACACTG GATCAGTCACAGACATGTCCATGATATCAGAGTCTGACAGTGGTCTCTTCTACAGTCCACTGGAGGAGTCTCTCTGTGCCCACATTGTAAAGACCATTGTGGAGAGCCTCTCAGACACTACTGACACTGTCCTGTGTTGCTCCAAACTGGTCCTACCAGATCCTCTCCTGCACAACATCAGTCGGGAGCTTCTCCATCTGGCTGCTAGTGAGCCTTGCGGCCTCAAGGGGGCGCTCATTGACCTGTGTGTGGAGCAGGGGGACCAACAAGGAGAACTGTGTAGTGTGGAGCAGATAGCCGTTGACCATAACCTGGTTCCAACCTTCCATCTCACCCTCGTGCTACGGCCAGAGGTGGGGGGGTTGTGGCCCAAGGTGCAGAGGCTCTTTGGGGGCCGGAAGGCTGTGTCCCCCCAGAGGCAAAGTGGGAGACACACACTCAGGCTCAGTACCGGGTTCAGGGCTATCAAAAGAAAGCTATATAGTACAGGAGAACTGCTCGTTGAAGAGTGCTGA